One genomic window of Mus musculus strain C57BL/6J chromosome 4, GRCm38.p6 C57BL/6J includes the following:
- the Cylc2 gene encoding cylicin-2 isoform X3 translates to MSIPRFLKVTYGAYDNYIPVSELSKKSWNQQYFSLAFPKPPRPGKKRRSLPSQLQNNTAPVIDEEKLGVHRPPLWMHRSLMRISERPSVYLAARKGLIPKPLHFGKGESKSVGTHKSLASEKTKKEVKMKKDGFEAKEKTALKTDKEGSPKPAKKNIPRDSQKDKGRVSSDSEGEKAGVKKGSKKVKNTPKGKDSASESEGEKAGSKKEAKVTKKGSTGKDSTSESGGEKAGSKKEAKVTKKGSTGKDSASESGGEKAGSKKEAKVTKKGSTGKDSASESGGEKAGSKKEAKATKKGSKDKTSISESGSEKAGSKKEAKTTKKGSKDKVSATESGGEKAGSKKEAKATKKGSKDKVSGTESGGEKAGSKKEAKTTKKESKDKVSATESGGEKAGSKKEAKDDKKDATSSQETLLSTAADKDGKKKEEKPVKQSSKSKDTVKDSASEKGDEKKEDKKEGKKEKKKKDGEGKEGGKKEKKDKKDKKDKKDKKDKKDKKDKKEKDKKDKKDKKDKKDKKDKKDKKDKKDKKAK, encoded by the exons ATGTCTATACCAAGATT CCTAAAAGTAACATATGGAGCATACGATAATTACATTCCAG tcAGTGAGTTAAGCAAAAAATCATGGAATCAGCAATACTTTTCCCTGGCATTTCCCAAACCACCAAGGCCAGGAAAAAAACGGAGATCACTACCTTCCCAGTTACAGAACAATACAGCTCCT GTAATTGATGAAGAAAAATTAGGAGTTCACAGACCACCATTATGGATGCACCGTTCCCTGATGAGAATATCCGAGAGACCATCCGTTTATTTAGCTGCCAGGAAGGGCCTTATACCAAAACCACTTCATTTTGGCAAGGGAGAGTCGAAAAGCGTGGGCACACACAAGTCTTTGGCttcagaaaaaacaaagaaagaagtaaaaatgaaaaaagatggaTTTGAAGCAAAAGAGAAGACAGCGTTAAAGACAGACAAGGAGGGAAGTCCCAAACCAGCTAAAAAGAACATTCCAAGGGATTCACAAAAGGACAAGGGAAGAGTATCTTCAGATTCTGAAGGCGAAAAGGCTGGTGTGAAGAAGGGATCCAAGAAAGTTAAAAATACACCTAAGGGTAAAGATTCAGCCTCAGAATCTGAGGGTGAAAAGGCTGGATCCAAGAAGGAAGCCAAGGTCACTAAAAAAGGGTCAACGGGTAAAGACTCAACCTCTGAATCTGGAGGGGAAAAGGCTGGATCCAAGAAGGAAGCCAAGGTCACTAAAAAAGGGTCAACGGGCAAAGACTCAGCCTCTGAATCTGGAGGGGAAAAGGCTGGATCCAAGAAGGAAGCCAAGGTCACTAAAAAAGGCTCAACGGGTAAAGACTCAGCCTCTGAATCTGGAGGTGAAAAGGCTGGATCCAAGAAGGAAGCCAAG GCCACTAAAAAAGGCTCCAAGGATAAAACTTCAATCTCAGAATCTGGAAGTGAAAAGGCTGGATCCAAGAAGGAAGCCAAGACCACTAAAAAAGGATCCAAGGATAAAGTGTCAGCCACAGAATCTGGAGGTGAAAAGGCTGGTTCGAAGAAGGAAGCCAAGGCCACTAAAAAAGGATCCAAGGATAAAGTGTCAGGCACAGAATCTGGAGGTGAAAAGGCTGGTTCGAAGAAGGAAGCCAAGACCACTAAAAAAGAATCCAAGGATAAAGTGTCAGCCACAGAATCTGGAGGTGAAAAGGCTGGTTCGAAGAAGGAAGCCAAGGATGATAAAAAAGATGCAACGAGCTCACAAGAAACACTTTTAAGTACAGCAGCTGACAAAGAtggcaaaaagaaggaagaaaaaccaGTTAAACAGAGTTCAAAAAGCAAAGATACGGTTAAAGATTCTGCAAGTGAAAAGGGAGATGAAAAGAAAGAGgacaagaaggaagggaaaaaggagaagaaaaagaaagatggagaaggaaaagagggtggtaagaaagagaagaaagacaagaaggacaagaaagacaaaaaggacaagaaggacaagaaagacaagaaagacaagaaagaaaaagacaagaaagacaagaaagataagaaagataagaaagataagaaagataagaaagacaagaaagacaagaaagacaagaaagcaaAGTAG
- the Cylc2 gene encoding cylicin-2 isoform X1, with protein sequence MSIPRFLKVTYGAYDNYIPVSELSKKSWNQQYFSLAFPKPPRPGKKRRSLPSQLQNNTAPVIDEEKLGVHRPPLWMHRSLMRISERPSVYLAARKGLIPKPLHFGKGESKSVGTHKSLASEKTKKEVKMKKDGFEAKEKTALKTDKEGSPKPAKKNIPRDSQKDKGRVSSDSEGEKAGVKKGSKKVKNTPKGKDSASESEGEKAGSKKEAKVTKKGSTGKDSTSESGGEKAGSKKEAKVTKKGSTGKDSASESGGEKAGSKKEAKVTKKGSTGKDSASESGGEKAGSKKEAKVTKKGSTGKDSASESGGEKAGSKKEAKVTKKGSKSKDSASESGGEKAGSKKEAKVTKKGSTGKDSASESGGEKAGSKKEAKATKKGSKSKDSASESGGEKAGSKKEAKATKKGSKSKDSASESGGEKAGSKKEAKATKKGSKDKTSISESGSEKAGSKKEAKTTKKGSKDKVSATESGGEKAGSKKEAKATKKGSKDKVSGTESGGEKAGSKKEAKTTKKESKDKVSATESGGEKAGSKKEAKDDKKDATSSQETLLSTAADKDGKKKEEKPVKQSSKSKDTVKDSASEKGDEKKEDKKEGKKEKKKKDGEGKEGGKKEKKDKKDKKDKKDKKDKKDKKDKKEKDKKDKKDKKDKKDKKDKKDKKDKKDKKAK encoded by the exons ATGTCTATACCAAGATT CCTAAAAGTAACATATGGAGCATACGATAATTACATTCCAG tcAGTGAGTTAAGCAAAAAATCATGGAATCAGCAATACTTTTCCCTGGCATTTCCCAAACCACCAAGGCCAGGAAAAAAACGGAGATCACTACCTTCCCAGTTACAGAACAATACAGCTCCT GTAATTGATGAAGAAAAATTAGGAGTTCACAGACCACCATTATGGATGCACCGTTCCCTGATGAGAATATCCGAGAGACCATCCGTTTATTTAGCTGCCAGGAAGGGCCTTATACCAAAACCACTTCATTTTGGCAAGGGAGAGTCGAAAAGCGTGGGCACACACAAGTCTTTGGCttcagaaaaaacaaagaaagaagtaaaaatgaaaaaagatggaTTTGAAGCAAAAGAGAAGACAGCGTTAAAGACAGACAAGGAGGGAAGTCCCAAACCAGCTAAAAAGAACATTCCAAGGGATTCACAAAAGGACAAGGGAAGAGTATCTTCAGATTCTGAAGGCGAAAAGGCTGGTGTGAAGAAGGGATCCAAGAAAGTTAAAAATACACCTAAGGGTAAAGATTCAGCCTCAGAATCTGAGGGTGAAAAGGCTGGATCCAAGAAGGAAGCCAAGGTCACTAAAAAAGGGTCAACGGGTAAAGACTCAACCTCTGAATCTGGAGGGGAAAAGGCTGGATCCAAGAAGGAAGCCAAGGTCACTAAAAAAGGGTCAACGGGCAAAGACTCAGCCTCTGAATCTGGAGGGGAAAAGGCTGGATCCAAGAAGGAAGCCAAGGTCACTAAAAAAGGCTCAACGGGTAAAGACTCAGCCTCTGAATCTGGAGGTGAAAAGGCTGGATCCAAGAAGGAAGCCAAGGTCACTAAAAAAGGGTCAACGGGCAAAGACTCAGCCTCTGAATCTGGAGGTGAAAAGGCTGGATCCAAGAAGGAAGCCAAGGTCACTAAAAAAGGCTCAAAGAGTAAAGACTCAGCCTCTGAATCTGGAGGGGAAAAGGCTGGATCCAAGAAGGAAGCAAAGGTCACTAAAAAAGGGTCAACGGGTAAAGACTCAGCCTCTGAATCTGGAGGGGAAAAGGCTGGATCCAAGAAGGAAGCCAAGGCCACTAAAAAAGGCTCAAAGAGTAAAGACTCAGCCTCTGAATCTGGAGGGGAAAAGGCTGGATCCAAGAAGGAAGCCAAGGCCACTAAAAAAGGCTCAAAGAGTAAAGACTCAGCCTCTGAATCTGGAGGTGAAAAGGCTGGATCCAAGAAGGAAGCCAAGGCCACTAAAAAAGGCTCCAAGGATAAAACTTCAATCTCAGAATCTGGAAGTGAAAAGGCTGGATCCAAGAAGGAAGCCAAGACCACTAAAAAAGGATCCAAGGATAAAGTGTCAGCCACAGAATCTGGAGGTGAAAAGGCTGGTTCGAAGAAGGAAGCCAAGGCCACTAAAAAAGGATCCAAGGATAAAGTGTCAGGCACAGAATCTGGAGGTGAAAAGGCTGGTTCGAAGAAGGAAGCCAAGACCACTAAAAAAGAATCCAAGGATAAAGTGTCAGCCACAGAATCTGGAGGTGAAAAGGCTGGTTCGAAGAAGGAAGCCAAGGATGATAAAAAAGATGCAACGAGCTCACAAGAAACACTTTTAAGTACAGCAGCTGACAAAGAtggcaaaaagaaggaagaaaaaccaGTTAAACAGAGTTCAAAAAGCAAAGATACGGTTAAAGATTCTGCAAGTGAAAAGGGAGATGAAAAGAAAGAGgacaagaaggaagggaaaaaggagaagaaaaagaaagatggagaaggaaaagagggtggtaagaaagagaagaaagacaagaaggacaagaaagacaaaaaggacaagaaggacaagaaagacaagaaagacaagaaagaaaaagacaagaaagacaagaaagataagaaagataagaaagataagaaagataagaaagacaagaaagacaagaaagacaagaaagcaaAGTAG
- the Cylc2 gene encoding cylicin-2, whose translation MSIPRFLKVTYGAYDNYIPVSELSKKSWNQQYFSLAFPKPPRPGKKRRSLPSQLQNNTAPVIDEEKLGVHRPPLWMHRSLMRISERPSVYLAARKGLIPKPLHFGKGESKSVGTHKSLASEKTKKEVKMKKDGFEAKEKTALKTDKEGSPKPAKKNIPRDSQKDKGRVSSDSEGEKAGVKKGSKKVKNTPKGKDSASESEGEKAGSKKEAKTTKKGSKDKVSATESGGEKAGSKKEAKATKKGSKDKVSGTESGGEKAGSKKEAKTTKKESKDKVSATESGGEKAGSKKEAKDDKKDATSSQETLLSTAADKDGKKKEEKPVKQSSKSKDTVKDSASEKGDEKKEDKKEGKKEKKKKDGEGKEGGKKEKKDKKDKKDKKDKKDKKDKKDKKEKDKKDKKDKKDKKDKKDKKDKKDKKDKKAK comes from the exons ATGTCTATACCAAGATT CCTAAAAGTAACATATGGAGCATACGATAATTACATTCCAG tcAGTGAGTTAAGCAAAAAATCATGGAATCAGCAATACTTTTCCCTGGCATTTCCCAAACCACCAAGGCCAGGAAAAAAACGGAGATCACTACCTTCCCAGTTACAGAACAATACAGCTCCT GTAATTGATGAAGAAAAATTAGGAGTTCACAGACCACCATTATGGATGCACCGTTCCCTGATGAGAATATCCGAGAGACCATCCGTTTATTTAGCTGCCAGGAAGGGCCTTATACCAAAACCACTTCATTTTGGCAAGGGAGAGTCGAAAAGCGTGGGCACACACAAGTCTTTGGCttcagaaaaaacaaagaaagaagtaaaaatgaaaaaagatggaTTTGAAGCAAAAGAGAAGACAGCGTTAAAGACAGACAAGGAGGGAAGTCCCAAACCAGCTAAAAAGAACATTCCAAGGGATTCACAAAAGGACAAGGGAAGAGTATCTTCAGATTCTGAAGGCGAAAAGGCTGGTGTGAAGAAGGGATCCAAGAAAGTTAAAAATACACCTAAGGGTAAAGATTCAGCCTCAGAATCTGAGGGTGAAAAGGCTGGATCCAAGAAGGAAGCCAAG ACCACTAAAAAAGGATCCAAGGATAAAGTGTCAGCCACAGAATCTGGAGGTGAAAAGGCTGGTTCGAAGAAGGAAGCCAAGGCCACTAAAAAAGGATCCAAGGATAAAGTGTCAGGCACAGAATCTGGAGGTGAAAAGGCTGGTTCGAAGAAGGAAGCCAAGACCACTAAAAAAGAATCCAAGGATAAAGTGTCAGCCACAGAATCTGGAGGTGAAAAGGCTGGTTCGAAGAAGGAAGCCAAGGATGATAAAAAAGATGCAACGAGCTCACAAGAAACACTTTTAAGTACAGCAGCTGACAAAGAtggcaaaaagaaggaagaaaaaccaGTTAAACAGAGTTCAAAAAGCAAAGATACGGTTAAAGATTCTGCAAGTGAAAAGGGAGATGAAAAGAAAGAGgacaagaaggaagggaaaaaggagaagaaaaagaaagatggagaaggaaaagagggtggtaagaaagagaagaaagacaagaaggacaagaaagacaaaaaggacaagaaggacaagaaagacaagaaagacaagaaagaaaaagacaagaaagacaagaaagataagaaagataagaaagataagaaagataagaaagacaagaaagacaagaaagacaagaaagcaaAGTAG
- the Cylc2 gene encoding cylicin-2 isoform X2 yields MHRSLMRISERPSVYLAARKGLIPKPLHFGKGESKSVGTHKSLASEKTKKEVKMKKDGFEAKEKTALKTDKEGSPKPAKKNIPRDSQKDKGRVSSDSEGEKAGVKKGSKKVKNTPKGKDSASESEGEKAGSKKEAKVTKKGSTGKDSTSESGGEKAGSKKEAKVTKKGSTGKDSASESGGEKAGSKKEAKVTKKGSTGKDSASESGGEKAGSKKEAKVTKKGSTGKDSASESGGEKAGSKKEAKVTKKGSKSKDSASESGGEKAGSKKEAKVTKKGSTGKDSASESGGEKAGSKKEAKATKKGSKSKDSASESGGEKAGSKKEAKATKKGSKSKDSASESGGEKAGSKKEAKATKKGSKDKTSISESGSEKAGSKKEAKTTKKGSKDKVSATESGGEKAGSKKEAKATKKGSKDKVSGTESGGEKAGSKKEAKTTKKESKDKVSATESGGEKAGSKKEAKDDKKDATSSQETLLSTAADKDGKKKEEKPVKQSSKSKDTVKDSASEKGDEKKEDKKEGKKEKKKKDGEGKEGGKKEKKDKKDKKDKKDKKDKKDKKDKKEKDKKDKKDKKDKKDKKDKKDKKDKKDKKAK; encoded by the coding sequence ATGCACCGTTCCCTGATGAGAATATCCGAGAGACCATCCGTTTATTTAGCTGCCAGGAAGGGCCTTATACCAAAACCACTTCATTTTGGCAAGGGAGAGTCGAAAAGCGTGGGCACACACAAGTCTTTGGCttcagaaaaaacaaagaaagaagtaaaaatgaaaaaagatggaTTTGAAGCAAAAGAGAAGACAGCGTTAAAGACAGACAAGGAGGGAAGTCCCAAACCAGCTAAAAAGAACATTCCAAGGGATTCACAAAAGGACAAGGGAAGAGTATCTTCAGATTCTGAAGGCGAAAAGGCTGGTGTGAAGAAGGGATCCAAGAAAGTTAAAAATACACCTAAGGGTAAAGATTCAGCCTCAGAATCTGAGGGTGAAAAGGCTGGATCCAAGAAGGAAGCCAAGGTCACTAAAAAAGGGTCAACGGGTAAAGACTCAACCTCTGAATCTGGAGGGGAAAAGGCTGGATCCAAGAAGGAAGCCAAGGTCACTAAAAAAGGGTCAACGGGCAAAGACTCAGCCTCTGAATCTGGAGGGGAAAAGGCTGGATCCAAGAAGGAAGCCAAGGTCACTAAAAAAGGCTCAACGGGTAAAGACTCAGCCTCTGAATCTGGAGGTGAAAAGGCTGGATCCAAGAAGGAAGCCAAGGTCACTAAAAAAGGGTCAACGGGCAAAGACTCAGCCTCTGAATCTGGAGGTGAAAAGGCTGGATCCAAGAAGGAAGCCAAGGTCACTAAAAAAGGCTCAAAGAGTAAAGACTCAGCCTCTGAATCTGGAGGGGAAAAGGCTGGATCCAAGAAGGAAGCAAAGGTCACTAAAAAAGGGTCAACGGGTAAAGACTCAGCCTCTGAATCTGGAGGGGAAAAGGCTGGATCCAAGAAGGAAGCCAAGGCCACTAAAAAAGGCTCAAAGAGTAAAGACTCAGCCTCTGAATCTGGAGGGGAAAAGGCTGGATCCAAGAAGGAAGCCAAGGCCACTAAAAAAGGCTCAAAGAGTAAAGACTCAGCCTCTGAATCTGGAGGTGAAAAGGCTGGATCCAAGAAGGAAGCCAAGGCCACTAAAAAAGGCTCCAAGGATAAAACTTCAATCTCAGAATCTGGAAGTGAAAAGGCTGGATCCAAGAAGGAAGCCAAGACCACTAAAAAAGGATCCAAGGATAAAGTGTCAGCCACAGAATCTGGAGGTGAAAAGGCTGGTTCGAAGAAGGAAGCCAAGGCCACTAAAAAAGGATCCAAGGATAAAGTGTCAGGCACAGAATCTGGAGGTGAAAAGGCTGGTTCGAAGAAGGAAGCCAAGACCACTAAAAAAGAATCCAAGGATAAAGTGTCAGCCACAGAATCTGGAGGTGAAAAGGCTGGTTCGAAGAAGGAAGCCAAGGATGATAAAAAAGATGCAACGAGCTCACAAGAAACACTTTTAAGTACAGCAGCTGACAAAGAtggcaaaaagaaggaagaaaaaccaGTTAAACAGAGTTCAAAAAGCAAAGATACGGTTAAAGATTCTGCAAGTGAAAAGGGAGATGAAAAGAAAGAGgacaagaaggaagggaaaaaggagaagaaaaagaaagatggagaaggaaaagagggtggtaagaaagagaagaaagacaagaaggacaagaaagacaaaaaggacaagaaggacaagaaagacaagaaagacaagaaagaaaaagacaagaaagacaagaaagataagaaagataagaaagataagaaagataagaaagacaagaaagacaagaaagacaagaaagcaaAGTAG